The Mya arenaria isolate MELC-2E11 chromosome 15, ASM2691426v1 genomic sequence CAATTTGACTTTAAGGTTGGGTCTGATAAGTAGATGAGCTGTTtggcctgaccaatagatgagacatattgatttgtcacagagacactgAACGCAAAcagcttgcctgtgtgacaactcgacatagccggcacccatggccttcaaacttgacatttaggtttggggtgaccagtagatgacccctttggatttAGAGGTCAAAGTCACAactccaatattggtcattacaatatgttatttacttattccctgctgctaagaggatacacgtttatcagcaaatatcagccatcatctgaataaaattaaaaactgaaCCATCTAAACTCATAtgttgaatggtcataatcttaaaaccgCCTCAAAGGCTTCCTATGTCAATGGAAAACCAGCtctcatttcggtccatgcatattttattcattttaccaaatattcttgacaacatggagCTTATTAATGCTGCGGGTTTGAAGTTTAGGAcctttttttcttcagcaccatgcagatttcttttcacttttataataaaaaaatagaaatcaaattttgaagatatcaGGATTTTTTCTtggtatgatgccacagcaccaagcagatttgttttcacttttatatcaaagaaagagtAACTAGAGcacacattttgtatatatatatatatatatatatatatggattgtatttgcattttaagaCATTGGCTTTAACAGACCCTAATTAAATGGACCCATATACTTGCTTATTGACACTGTTATAAGCGACGTGAATTAGCATATATTGAAGCATTTCttacataatgaatatgcatttaactgaTTTAAAGCGGTTCAGACTTTGGAAACTTGAATTTTGAATCTTAtaggccattggatacatgattaagtagggccgatataaatgttcttattataatcacatttatccttcttcatctatCTTCATCTGCTTCATCTAGAGAGTTcaccattatatatatatgaaatcaGTTGATCAtggtttatttgaaaaaatcttagcggtagtgtttgcttggTTCAGTTACTTCACCGACagtctttcagcgctttgatcgTTTTTGGTTTGATTATTGACTTGATATCAAAAACTTCGAATAGTGTGTATAGTATAAACATAGAACCATGCCGAACATCAATATACAAGCCCATGCTCTATTACATCATCCTACACGTGactaaattataacatttaGAAAAACGAAATTTCAGATATACTTTTGTAATTATACTGATATAGCTGCTAGTTGTGTTGTTTATGTTGCTGTTAAGGTCAGTTACTCCCACTTTGATTTTTTATACGAAACGCTAATAAGTTTTTTCCTATATTAAGGCAATTCAAAAATGAGACAACctcatttatttgatattatttataaccaTAGATTCTTTCTCACCAATTATATACGAGAATTACATATTAcagcatttacatttttttcaaaatatttttccaatttagcattgtttcattattttaatttacaaaactataatttatgaaatgtaaaaagaaacaaaacacaaaataaatttgcACTATGATTTGACAAACAGATGCAGATGTTCCCTAGAACCAGGATCATGACCAACTTAATAGTTGAAGGAAGCAATGAAAATAAGTCAATATGGCTGCTGAACATGAGTTCTAGGAGCATTAACCAATGGGGCATTCGTTGGTGCTTCCATCCCTCCGGCGCGGCGTGGACGCTGCCCCCGTGCCAGAGATGTCATATCAGATGCAGACCAAAGTAGTTGTTCTCTATGTGTTGCAAAAGTGTAACGTCGTTTAGCTTCACTGATATTTCATCACCAGCACGAAGCTTAACCAACGTCGCTATTTGACTCGCGTAATAATTAAAGTGACCTCGCGTGGCGTTTTTACGAGACTGTACATTTGAAGCGATTTCAGTATCAGCAGTATCAAGTACGCTAAACTTATGCATTGCATGTTTTATCTCTTGCGTATTGTTTGATTCTAAAGGAATTCCTTCGCCATTAAGACGTCGTTCTGTTAGACCTAGGAACGAGTATATGTAGTAAGTACCGCTTACGGGAACAATTAATCGGCCATTTTGGAACCTAACTCCGTATCTCTGAAACCCTGTTGTGTAATAAAGGTCTTTGTCGTGACGCCAACATGTGAccgttgtcattccagcattaCCTGAAAGTGTAATACCAGTTTATATACACTTAGAATAATACAATCAAATCACAGATGTACAGGACAAAGGGAAGCAATTACATGAGGTTCAATAATTCGAATACACACTGAGCTATGTCCCCGTAGCTTTATTGAATGTTACACTGCTATCGATAACATTCtgctttaaataattatctaGAGCTACTCGTCTGGATCAATAACAAAAAATCGTGTTTGTAGATTGTATAGCTACAATTTAGATTTTCATGACTTGGGAAATATGAATGTAAACAGTAGTTATCTTTAAACTAGAATATAACACGTACCATGCTGATGTTCTGGTTTTTCACGTATGCCAACTAATTTTGCTGAAGGCTTCATGTCCCACAATGTGTTTTTATAGTCATTCATCAACTGTACATCGTGTTTCAAAACATCTACAATAGTTAtgtattaaataagaaatctttacaatatctttttaattgaGTTACTCAGTTGTCTTGCAGATAAAAAAGATCAAACGTAAGAATATTGCATGTAACTGACATTTATGACATAGATATTGATAGCAATATACGTCCCATTTTATGCAAAGTAATTAAGTCAAACCTTATAGTGGTACTTACAAAAATAAGGAAACTGATTTAACCTGAATTTTGTTCACCTAAgtgattttattgataaaaatgtaatatgtatgCTAATAACAGTATTTAACATGACGAGTGCCTGACCttttatgtaattttctgtttGAATTTTCTCCCGCTCCTCAGCTGTAGCGTATGCAGATGAAATTTCCTAAAGATGTTAATAAGCTCATgttcattattttgataaaaataatgatagtttAATTGTGTATCTTGTATCACACAGGAAGTTTATTGAATATGAAAGAAATCTGTGACAATTACCTTATTGGCATCgtaaaaagaataaaagaaatacgatatttatataaaaaaaaatattttttacaataattatgttttgtcagATATGAGCCAAATTAGGAAAACCAACAGCCGGCTGTCATGTCCATAATGAAAGTTTTACCTTTTCAAAAACTTCAAGTAACAGATCTGTAGTTCTAccacatttaatgtttttgttatcatatttcAAACAGATCTCCGTATCCTTGTCTATTTGCTTGTTATCCGGCATTGTCCACACGATACAGAGCACGGCAATCAAGACAATAAGCAGTAACAATAAATTAGCTCCAGCAAACCTTTTAAGCAGTTTAACCGACATTGTTACCATCGCTGGTCTATGCTTTGTAATGCGAAGAAGTTGTCAGCGGCGGTTGTTATAAACCTGATAACGAAACCTGTGCGATTAGTTTTAGCAAACTACCAATGAATGCATGTCCTTGCATAACATAGGACGTTTTTATTATCTTTACTGTCGACCTTGCATGTTCTTGGTGTGTAAGCGGAGAAGTTGTCTGTGGCGGAGCTTATTTTATATGATAAGGCCACTCGAAATTTAAATTGTGCTTTACggatttttgagaaaaaaaatgagcgagttgtcattttttttgtgtgtgtgtgccaAGTATTGATTTAATATGGACAGCGTAAAAATAATAGGTTAGTTGTACGTAATGCATTCAACTGATTTTCTTCATTTCTATCGTCGACAATCTATTTTAGCATGTTTTCACAGAGGCGGTATCACAACTGTACAAGTCGATATATACATTTCCGTTTCTTTATTTCCTTTTGATTTGGACGTATCTGTAAAGGCACTGGTATGTGCTTACCGAAAGAGAACACTATGTTAAGACTTCTATTAATGCCATGGAGGTGCTTTATTTCTCCCGGATTATGTTGTAAAGGAAACACATATCAACGAAGGGTAGCATTTTTTCGGCCTATTTCTGCCAGTTTTTTTTCCGATCGCTGTTTCTGACCAGATATTTATCTGCAATTGTTTTTGTCGGCATTTGTCAAAAAGGACCCAACCCTCGAACATCATTTCAGACCAAAAAAAGATGTATGATCCTGTGGAGAAAACTCTTATACCGAGGTTATAAGTACAAATTATTATAGCTTTGTTTATGTCTGACTACTGTTTCAATAGCATTCAGCCTTATTTACCAACGTAAAGAGCATATCCTGAGCTCTCACGCAAAGATAACGCGCCGCAATAAGATAACATTCCCATTTCAGAGAAGATGAGCtgtttagtaaaaaaaaccGTATCAAATAAACATCCTGTTTCGATTTTGTATCGTAAAGTGTTATCAATGGTCGAAATAAGTGTGATGAGTAAGACACTTAATTTAGTTATATTGCAAATGGTTTGCATTCCTAAAATTGccattttacataaatatcaaactgTAAAAGTATTTATCGACAAGTAGAATGTTTCGTAGACCGTAATGTAGTAATAAAATGGTTATTCAATACATGATATTGCTTGTGAAAGTAAGTACACtttcataaatgatattaaaaagtgTCATTATCAATTCAATCAAACATGCATATGAAAAGATGACTGATATAAACGAAGCTTCATTCATGACGTTCATCGATTTCAGATATTTGAAACATTCGAGATAAACATTATTAGAGGCAAAAATAACCTTGACTTTGAAGTACGACTGTAAATAAGATGGCGGAGACAG encodes the following:
- the LOC128220699 gene encoding tumor necrosis factor ligand superfamily member 11-like, encoding MSVKLLKRFAGANLLLLLIVLIAVLCIVWTMPDNKQIDKDTEICLKYDNKNIKCGRTTDLLLEVFEKEISSAYATAEEREKIQTENYIKDVLKHDVQLMNDYKNTLWDMKPSAKLVGIREKPEHQHGNAGMTTVTCWRHDKDLYYTTGFQRYGVRFQNGRLIVPVSGTYYIYSFLGLTERRLNGEGIPLESNNTQEIKHAMHKFSVLDTADTEIASNVQSRKNATRGHFNYYASQIATLVKLRAGDEISVKLNDVTLLQHIENNYFGLHLI